One Bacillus sp. 1780r2a1 DNA segment encodes these proteins:
- a CDS encoding YueI family protein: MSENIEEYLERGLYGTQETKQAERKYFLTALRERIEIALTKGQVMKPTVYKEAERTITNVQNGQVFLNGTIAYSFLSKYIQIANKHNVPFTIVQNLEADTDIGLVVTGSKGSTENEIFIKN; this comes from the coding sequence ATGAGTGAAAACATCGAAGAATATTTAGAAAGAGGACTATATGGTACGCAAGAAACAAAGCAAGCTGAGCGTAAGTATTTTCTCACTGCTTTACGTGAACGAATTGAAATTGCTTTAACGAAGGGACAGGTAATGAAGCCAACCGTTTATAAAGAAGCTGAAAGAACCATCACTAACGTGCAAAATGGACAAGTCTTTTTAAATGGAACTATTGCCTACTCTTTTTTATCAAAATATATTCAAATAGCAAACAAACATAACGTTCCTTTTACTATTGTACAAAACCTAGAAGCTGACACAGATATCGGCCTCGTGGTCACAGGATCAAAAGGTTCCACTGAAAATGAAATTTTTATTAAAAATTAA
- a CDS encoding short-chain fatty acid transporter, translating into MKHIVGFFNGVMQRYLPDPFLFVIILTFAVFGFGLIFTDSTPINLVQYWGEGFWGLLAFSMQMILVLVTGHVLASSPLCKKGLTRLASLPSTPGQAVVLVSVISLLASFINWGFGLVVGALFSKELAKQVKYVDYRLLIASAYSGFVIWHGGLSGSVPLTIATPGHFAEDIIGLIPTSQTIFSTFNLVIVAALFVAVPLVNRLMMPPKEDAFVVDPELLKDFQAAAAETENMTPAERLENSPIISWAIGAVGIVFLSYYFVEKGLLLNLDIVNFLFLFLGILFHGTPRNFLKAVTEAVKGTSGIIIQFPFYAGLMGIMVSSGLAAVISEAFVSISTETTFAMFVFWSAGIVNFFVPSGGGQWAVQAPVVLDAAQALDVPTAKAAMAVAWGDAWTNMIQPFWALPALAIAGLKAKDIMGYCVMILLISGVIISLGLLLF; encoded by the coding sequence GTGAAACACATAGTTGGTTTTTTCAACGGGGTTATGCAAAGGTATTTACCAGATCCATTTTTATTTGTTATTATTTTAACATTTGCAGTGTTTGGGTTTGGGCTTATTTTTACAGATAGTACGCCAATAAACCTAGTACAGTATTGGGGAGAAGGTTTCTGGGGGTTATTGGCTTTTTCTATGCAAATGATTCTTGTATTAGTAACAGGACACGTATTGGCAAGCAGTCCTCTATGTAAAAAAGGCTTAACGCGCCTTGCTAGTTTGCCTTCGACTCCAGGACAAGCAGTGGTGCTTGTATCGGTTATCTCTCTGCTAGCAAGCTTCATAAACTGGGGGTTTGGACTGGTTGTAGGTGCGTTGTTTTCAAAGGAATTAGCGAAACAAGTGAAGTATGTCGACTATCGTTTATTAATTGCCAGTGCATACAGCGGCTTTGTTATTTGGCATGGAGGGCTTTCAGGTTCTGTTCCTTTAACAATTGCGACACCAGGTCATTTTGCGGAAGATATAATCGGGCTTATTCCAACAAGTCAAACCATTTTTTCCACGTTTAACTTAGTAATTGTAGCGGCGTTGTTTGTGGCTGTACCACTTGTGAATAGATTAATGATGCCACCGAAGGAAGACGCATTCGTAGTAGATCCTGAGCTGTTAAAAGACTTTCAAGCAGCTGCGGCTGAAACTGAGAATATGACACCGGCAGAACGCTTAGAAAATAGCCCCATTATTTCATGGGCAATTGGTGCTGTAGGAATCGTTTTTTTAAGCTATTACTTCGTAGAAAAAGGACTTTTATTAAATTTAGATATTGTTAATTTTCTGTTCTTATTTTTAGGAATCCTGTTTCATGGTACACCTCGCAACTTTTTGAAAGCGGTAACAGAAGCGGTGAAAGGAACAAGTGGCATCATTATTCAGTTTCCATTTTATGCAGGGTTGATGGGCATCATGGTATCGTCAGGGTTAGCAGCTGTGATTTCAGAAGCCTTTGTTTCAATTTCAACTGAAACAACGTTTGCGATGTTTGTTTTTTGGAGTGCTGGAATTGTTAACTTTTTTGTACCGTCAGGAGGCGGGCAGTGGGCAGTTCAGGCTCCGGTAGTTTTAGACGCAGCTCAAGCGTTAGATGTACCAACGGCTAAAGCTGCGATGGCAGTAGCTTGGGGAGATGCTTGGACGAATATGATTCAGCCATTTTGGGCGCTGCCTGCTCTTGCAATTGCTGGGTTAAAAGCAAAAGATATCATGGGATATTGCGTCATGATTTTATTAATAAGCGGCGTCATCATTTCACTAGGATTACTTCTTTTCTAA
- a CDS encoding NCS2 family permease produces the protein MKALLEKVFQLKHHDTTFGKESVAGVISFLSIVYIIAINSTILSDAGIPLEAGIFATVAVSVIGCLMMAFWANAPLILVPGMGINALFTYTMVQSMGLTWQEGLAAVFISGVLFTVLAFSRLSIKLVAAIPHSLKEAITVGVGLFLTFIGLQKGGLVIPSDTTFVALGNLSDPFVLSTLLTLMITIVLFIRNIRGNFLLSMIAGTLIAMLFGVQNQSNGSTSTSFQEFFTGLGAFSFTALGQITFWAAVFSLTMVLVFENIGLIHGQLGMMDQQEKFSKAFQANAVSASLAGLLGTSPTVASVEGASGIAAGGRTGLTSLITGVLFLSSLFFIPFIKLIPDSAIAPILIVIGGLMIQNIKNINLQDLSEGFPAFLIIALIPLTYSIADGIAFGFIAYPLLKLAIGKMREVSAFMYVIALLFFLNFVLHYIA, from the coding sequence TTGAAAGCGTTATTAGAAAAAGTGTTTCAATTGAAACATCATGACACAACGTTTGGAAAAGAAAGCGTTGCGGGCGTTATTTCCTTTTTATCAATTGTATATATCATTGCGATTAATTCAACCATTTTATCAGATGCAGGTATTCCGCTAGAAGCAGGAATCTTTGCTACAGTTGCTGTATCGGTTATTGGTTGTTTAATGATGGCGTTTTGGGCAAATGCCCCGCTTATTTTAGTTCCCGGTATGGGAATTAACGCGTTATTTACGTATACAATGGTACAATCAATGGGATTAACGTGGCAAGAGGGACTAGCTGCTGTATTTATATCAGGCGTCTTGTTCACTGTACTTGCATTTTCAAGGCTATCTATAAAGCTTGTGGCTGCGATACCGCACTCTTTAAAAGAAGCGATTACCGTTGGAGTCGGGTTATTCTTAACATTTATTGGACTTCAAAAGGGTGGATTGGTTATTCCAAGTGATACAACGTTTGTTGCATTAGGGAATCTATCAGATCCGTTTGTGCTTAGTACGTTGTTGACATTGATGATTACAATTGTGTTATTTATTCGAAATATACGCGGAAACTTTTTGCTCAGCATGATTGCTGGAACGCTTATTGCAATGTTATTTGGTGTTCAAAATCAATCGAACGGTAGCACCTCTACAAGCTTTCAAGAATTTTTTACAGGCTTGGGTGCGTTTTCGTTTACAGCACTTGGACAAATTACGTTTTGGGCTGCAGTGTTCTCATTAACAATGGTACTTGTATTTGAAAACATTGGATTAATTCATGGCCAATTAGGCATGATGGACCAACAGGAAAAGTTTTCAAAAGCTTTTCAGGCAAACGCTGTTTCTGCTTCTTTAGCAGGTCTCCTTGGCACAAGCCCAACTGTTGCATCAGTTGAAGGAGCATCAGGTATTGCAGCGGGTGGAAGAACAGGGCTTACGTCTTTAATCACAGGCGTTTTATTTTTAAGTTCACTGTTTTTTATTCCCTTTATTAAGCTAATTCCAGATAGTGCTATTGCACCGATTTTGATTGTTATTGGTGGCTTGATGATTCAGAATATCAAGAACATCAATCTTCAAGATTTATCAGAAGGTTTCCCAGCGTTTTTAATTATCGCTCTAATTCCGCTAACGTACAGCATTGCTGACGGGATTGCTTTTGGTTTTATTGCATATCCGCTTTTAAAGCTTGCGATTGGCAAAATGCGTGAAGTATCCGCGTTTATGTACGTGATTGCGTTGTTATTTTTCTTAAACTTTGTTTTACACTATATTGCATAA
- a CDS encoding cytochrome-c oxidase — protein MGIKLIKISVVYFAVGILLGYYMSISHNYELTPVHVHINLLGWTSLTLAGILYYLFPSFSNHKLAKMHAWLHNLGLPIMMIGLFLMTVLNRESITPVIAVGATLTTVGILLFVYHVLAHLKSE, from the coding sequence ATGGGAATTAAGTTAATTAAAATTTCAGTGGTTTATTTTGCAGTGGGAATTTTATTGGGATACTACATGTCAATTTCACATAACTATGAGCTAACTCCTGTACATGTTCATATCAATTTGCTTGGCTGGACATCTTTAACGCTAGCCGGAATTTTATATTATTTGTTTCCAAGCTTTTCAAATCATAAGTTAGCAAAAATGCATGCGTGGCTGCATAACTTAGGCCTTCCTATTATGATGATAGGGTTGTTTTTAATGACGGTTCTTAATAGGGAGAGCATAACGCCTGTTATAGCAGTAGGAGCTACTTTAACAACGGTTGGAATTTTACTGTTTGTTTATCATGTGTTAGCACATTTAAAGTCAGAATAG
- a CDS encoding HAD family hydrolase, whose translation MIKLFVSDLDGTLLHQEKYVETHNIEALVKLQESNIDVCLASGRMDSEILKISSDIRNNFHRISQNGAFVWTRDNLSLHAKVFESALASSLYKKTLNPNHVVLVCSNDTNYVETKNDVINEIEKHMFFPIEEQGDMLNSFGSTLSPSKITILGDHSEMVALQADLTEQFKEHIDAYISAKNCLDIMPKHISKGNAIQILLDHLGLLPEEVACVGDSFNDIPMFQLTPNSFAMATAPEEVKKHASTVVSSVSEAAEIVLAKNNSVSIK comes from the coding sequence TTGATCAAACTATTTGTCAGCGACCTTGACGGTACGCTGCTTCATCAAGAAAAATATGTTGAAACACATAATATCGAAGCATTAGTAAAGCTTCAAGAAAGCAATATTGATGTTTGCTTAGCATCAGGACGAATGGATAGTGAAATTCTAAAAATTTCATCTGATATTCGAAATAACTTTCATCGAATTAGTCAAAATGGTGCGTTCGTTTGGACAAGAGATAACCTCTCACTACACGCGAAAGTATTTGAAAGTGCTTTAGCGTCCAGCCTATACAAAAAGACATTAAACCCTAATCATGTTGTCTTGGTGTGTTCAAACGATACTAACTATGTAGAAACGAAAAACGACGTTATTAATGAAATTGAAAAACATATGTTTTTCCCAATTGAAGAACAAGGTGATATGCTGAATTCATTCGGATCTACCCTCTCGCCATCAAAGATTACAATCCTTGGAGACCACTCAGAAATGGTAGCTCTTCAAGCCGATTTAACCGAACAGTTTAAAGAGCACATTGATGCCTACATTTCTGCAAAGAATTGCTTAGATATTATGCCCAAGCACATCAGCAAAGGAAATGCCATTCAAATCTTACTAGATCATTTAGGTTTACTGCCTGAAGAAGTAGCATGTGTGGGAGATTCTTTTAATGATATTCCAATGTTTCAACTAACACCTAATAGCTTTGCGATGGCCACAGCTCCTGAAGAAGTAAAAAAACACGCTTCTACTGTTGTTTCGTCTGTAAGTGAAGCAGCGGAAATCGTGTTAGCAAAAAACAATAGCGTTTCTATTAAATAA
- a CDS encoding carbon starvation protein A produces the protein MVTFFASIALLIGGYAIYSKVVERIFVIDPNKQTPAYEKFDSLDYVPMKWWKGSLIQLLNIAGLGPIFGAVMGALYGPVAFIWIVIGCIFAGAVHDYFSGMLSLRHGGAQYPALVGKYLGTNMRKIINVISLVLMILVAAAFTAGPAQLITSVTSLPFIISLIIIFAYFILATVLPVNKIIGRIYPLFGAVLIFMAISIAFALIFISKESVPNLTLENLHPQELPIWPLLMVTISCGAISGFHCTQSPIVARTLKNEKDGRKVFFGAMIGEGVITLIWAAAAMTFFNGTGGLQEALAAGGPSAVVNEISTSWLGTLGGILAILGVIILPITTGDTALRSSRMILEDLVSKKNKDAKGSKKATFIYTLSVAVPAFYLSTIDYSFLWRYVGWTNQVVATVMLWTATIYLLQHAKNHWICGIPAMFMTAVVCCYIFYAPEGLGLDYGLSMGIGTVLTLFVGGWYIKQIRTYTNQNINTQVA, from the coding sequence ATGGTTACTTTTTTCGCTTCTATTGCCCTTTTGATTGGGGGATATGCCATTTACTCAAAAGTGGTTGAGCGAATTTTCGTTATAGATCCAAACAAACAAACACCAGCATATGAAAAGTTTGATTCATTAGACTATGTACCAATGAAATGGTGGAAAGGTTCATTAATCCAGCTCTTAAATATTGCAGGTCTTGGTCCCATATTTGGAGCCGTTATGGGCGCATTATATGGACCAGTAGCGTTCATCTGGATTGTCATCGGCTGTATCTTTGCAGGAGCGGTCCATGATTACTTTTCTGGCATGCTATCTCTTCGTCATGGAGGAGCACAGTACCCAGCTCTAGTTGGTAAATATCTTGGAACAAACATGAGAAAAATCATCAATGTCATTTCTCTTGTGCTTATGATTTTAGTGGCTGCAGCATTCACAGCTGGTCCAGCTCAGTTGATTACAAGCGTTACATCGTTACCTTTTATCATATCGCTGATTATTATTTTTGCTTACTTTATTTTAGCGACGGTTCTACCTGTTAATAAAATTATCGGAAGAATTTATCCTTTATTCGGTGCAGTATTAATTTTCATGGCTATCTCAATTGCATTTGCACTTATTTTCATTTCAAAAGAATCTGTACCAAATTTAACATTAGAAAACCTTCATCCACAAGAGCTGCCAATTTGGCCTCTATTAATGGTAACCATTTCATGTGGTGCTATTTCAGGCTTTCACTGCACACAAAGCCCAATTGTTGCTCGTACCCTAAAGAATGAAAAAGATGGACGTAAAGTGTTTTTTGGAGCGATGATTGGCGAAGGAGTTATTACCTTAATCTGGGCTGCGGCTGCAATGACATTCTTTAACGGAACGGGTGGCCTTCAGGAAGCACTTGCTGCTGGTGGACCGTCTGCTGTAGTAAATGAAATTTCAACATCGTGGCTTGGAACATTAGGAGGTATTCTTGCGATTTTAGGTGTTATCATTTTACCAATTACAACTGGTGATACGGCGCTACGTTCATCTCGTATGATTCTAGAGGACCTTGTTAGTAAGAAAAACAAAGACGCAAAAGGCAGTAAAAAAGCAACGTTTATTTATACATTATCCGTTGCGGTTCCAGCTTTTTATTTATCAACAATTGATTATTCATTTCTTTGGAGATACGTTGGCTGGACCAATCAAGTAGTTGCTACTGTCATGCTTTGGACGGCTACCATTTACTTGCTTCAACACGCTAAAAACCATTGGATTTGTGGAATTCCAGCTATGTTTATGACCGCGGTAGTTTGCTGCTATATCTTTTATGCACCAGAAGGTTTAGGGTTAGATTATGGTTTATCAATGGGGATTGGTACAGTGCTTACTTTATTCGTAGGTGGTTGGTATATTAAACAGATACGTACCTATACTAATCAAAACATTAATACACAAGTAGCATGA
- the metH gene encoding methionine synthase, whose translation MTSLIQEQLQKRILVIDGAMGTMIQDANLTADDFGGEEYDGCNEYLTRTAPHVIQRIHEEYFAAGADIIETNTFGSTSIVLDEYDLGHLAYELNIEAVKLAVAARDKFSTPEWPRFVAGAIGPTTKTLSVTGGITFQELVESYEEQVRGLLDGGVDLLLVETCQDMLNVKAAFLGITAAFEAANKELPIMISGTIEPMGTTLAGQDIESFYLSLEHIKPLSVGLNCATGPEFMTDHIRSLSELATSAVSCYPNAGLPDEEGNYHESPELLAQKIKSFADKGWLNFVGGCCGTTPAHIKALADAVKDVAPRPLDRTEHNHAVSGIESLIYDDSMRPLFVGERTNVIGSRKFKRLIAEGKIEEASEIARAQVKNGAHVIDICLADPDRDEIEDMELFIQEVVKKVKVPLVIDSTDEAVIERALTYSQGKAIINSINLEDGEERFDAILPLVKKFGAALVVGTIDEEGMAVTAERKLEIAKRSHDLLVQKHGFNPKDIIFDPLVFPVGTGDEQYIGSAEETVKGIKMIKEALPDCQTILGVSNVSFGLPPVGREVLNAVYLYHCTQAGLDYAIVNTEKLERYASIPEAEIKLADALLFTTNDETLSMFTDFYRDKKKESKIEVSNLNLEERLAMYIVEGTKEGLLPDLQEALTKYNDPLDIINGPLMNGMAEVGRLFNDNQLIVAEVLQSAEVMKASVAFLEPHMEASENDSGKGKVILATVKGDVHDIGKNLVDIILSNNGFKVVDLGIKVTPQQLIEAVQKEKPDIIGLSGLLVKSAQQMVLTAQDLTQSKINVPIMVGGAALSRKFTDFKIAPEYEGAVLYAKDAMDGLSLANKLQNKEEITQLLEDLKVRQEKKVLFKERKQQESTTATAVLQRSAVSTDAPVFRPSDLKRHVVKHYDLAQVLPYINWQMLLGHHLGLKGKVNKLLAEKDERAVQLKETVDELLELALKENLIKPAVIYQFFPAQSDGNDLVIYDPADQKTEIERFTFPRQEKGQFLCLSDFAKPVEKEMDYVCFFSVTAGTGIRERAAQFKENGEFLKSHVFQALALELAEGLAERVHQQIRDRWGFPDSPDFTMAERFSAKYQGQRFSFGYPACPDLEDQAKLFKLIQPEDVGIELTDGFMMEPEASVTALVFAHPEAKYFNVL comes from the coding sequence ATGACCTCACTAATTCAAGAACAATTACAGAAGCGAATATTAGTCATTGATGGTGCAATGGGAACAATGATTCAAGACGCCAATTTAACAGCTGATGATTTCGGTGGCGAAGAATACGATGGTTGTAATGAATATTTAACACGAACAGCTCCTCACGTTATTCAGCGTATTCATGAAGAATATTTCGCTGCAGGTGCTGATATTATTGAGACCAATACGTTTGGTTCTACTTCTATTGTGTTAGATGAGTACGATTTAGGCCACCTTGCCTACGAACTAAACATCGAAGCGGTAAAACTAGCCGTTGCAGCAAGGGATAAGTTTTCAACGCCTGAATGGCCAAGGTTTGTAGCTGGAGCTATTGGCCCAACAACGAAAACACTTTCCGTAACGGGTGGAATTACTTTTCAAGAACTCGTTGAGTCGTACGAAGAGCAGGTTCGTGGATTGCTAGACGGTGGCGTTGACCTCCTTCTTGTGGAAACATGTCAGGATATGCTAAACGTAAAAGCAGCTTTCTTAGGAATTACAGCTGCATTTGAAGCAGCAAACAAAGAGCTGCCTATTATGATTTCAGGAACAATCGAACCAATGGGAACAACGCTGGCAGGCCAAGATATTGAATCTTTCTATCTATCTTTAGAGCATATCAAGCCCCTATCTGTTGGCTTAAACTGTGCTACAGGTCCTGAATTTATGACTGATCATATTCGCTCTTTATCTGAATTAGCAACATCTGCTGTTAGCTGCTACCCAAACGCTGGTCTTCCAGATGAAGAAGGTAACTATCATGAATCACCTGAACTTCTTGCTCAAAAAATTAAAAGCTTTGCGGATAAAGGTTGGCTAAATTTTGTTGGTGGTTGTTGTGGTACTACGCCTGCTCACATTAAAGCGTTAGCTGATGCGGTGAAAGACGTCGCTCCTCGTCCATTAGACCGAACTGAGCATAACCACGCAGTTTCTGGAATTGAGTCATTAATTTATGACGACTCGATGCGCCCTTTATTTGTAGGTGAACGTACAAACGTTATTGGCTCACGTAAATTTAAACGTCTCATTGCAGAAGGAAAGATTGAAGAAGCTTCTGAAATCGCGCGTGCTCAAGTAAAAAATGGTGCACACGTGATTGATATCTGCTTAGCCGATCCAGATCGCGATGAAATTGAAGATATGGAGCTATTTATCCAAGAGGTGGTAAAGAAAGTCAAAGTGCCTCTTGTTATCGATTCAACCGATGAAGCCGTAATTGAGCGTGCTCTCACCTACTCACAAGGGAAAGCAATTATTAATTCCATTAACTTAGAAGATGGTGAAGAGCGATTTGATGCCATTTTACCACTTGTGAAAAAATTTGGTGCTGCTCTTGTCGTGGGTACAATTGATGAAGAAGGTATGGCAGTTACCGCTGAACGAAAGCTTGAAATCGCAAAGCGCTCACACGATTTACTAGTTCAAAAACACGGATTCAACCCTAAAGATATTATTTTCGATCCTCTTGTTTTCCCTGTTGGTACAGGTGATGAACAGTATATTGGCTCTGCAGAAGAAACGGTAAAAGGAATTAAAATGATAAAAGAAGCATTGCCTGACTGTCAAACCATTCTCGGTGTGAGTAACGTATCGTTTGGCTTGCCGCCTGTTGGACGTGAAGTGCTAAATGCTGTATACCTTTATCACTGTACGCAAGCTGGCCTTGACTATGCCATTGTTAACACAGAAAAGTTAGAGCGCTATGCGTCTATTCCTGAAGCAGAAATTAAGTTAGCAGATGCGCTCCTGTTTACGACTAATGATGAGACGCTAAGCATGTTTACAGACTTTTATCGTGATAAAAAGAAAGAATCAAAAATCGAAGTATCAAATTTAAACCTTGAAGAACGTTTAGCTATGTATATTGTAGAAGGAACAAAAGAAGGACTGCTACCAGACCTCCAAGAAGCGCTTACCAAATATAATGACCCATTGGATATTATTAACGGTCCATTAATGAATGGAATGGCAGAAGTTGGGCGCTTATTTAATGATAACCAGCTAATCGTCGCCGAAGTTCTCCAAAGTGCGGAAGTTATGAAAGCATCCGTTGCCTTTTTAGAACCGCATATGGAAGCATCAGAAAACGATTCTGGTAAAGGGAAAGTGATTTTAGCCACGGTTAAAGGCGATGTTCACGATATCGGTAAAAACTTAGTCGACATTATTTTAAGCAACAACGGCTTTAAAGTGGTCGATTTGGGCATCAAAGTAACTCCTCAACAGCTTATTGAAGCTGTACAAAAAGAAAAGCCTGATATTATTGGGTTATCTGGCCTGTTAGTGAAATCTGCTCAGCAGATGGTATTAACAGCACAAGATCTTACTCAGTCTAAGATCAACGTGCCTATTATGGTAGGAGGCGCTGCTTTGTCTCGTAAGTTTACTGATTTTAAAATTGCGCCTGAATATGAAGGTGCTGTTCTATATGCTAAAGACGCAATGGATGGCCTTTCTCTTGCCAATAAGCTGCAGAACAAAGAAGAGATTACTCAGCTTCTTGAAGATTTGAAAGTTCGTCAAGAAAAGAAAGTATTGTTTAAAGAACGAAAACAACAAGAAAGCACAACTGCAACAGCTGTGTTACAAAGGTCTGCTGTATCAACGGATGCTCCGGTGTTTAGACCATCCGACTTAAAACGTCACGTTGTGAAGCATTACGACTTAGCTCAAGTTTTACCTTACATTAACTGGCAAATGCTTTTAGGCCATCATTTAGGACTTAAAGGTAAAGTTAATAAATTGCTTGCTGAAAAAGATGAACGAGCCGTTCAGTTAAAAGAAACCGTAGATGAACTGCTGGAATTAGCTCTAAAAGAAAACTTAATTAAGCCGGCTGTTATTTATCAATTCTTCCCTGCACAATCTGATGGGAATGATTTAGTGATTTATGACCCTGCTGACCAAAAAACAGAAATTGAGCGCTTCACGTTCCCACGTCAAGAGAAAGGACAATTCCTGTGCTTATCTGATTTTGCTAAGCCTGTTGAAAAAGAAATGGATTACGTCTGCTTCTTCTCAGTTACAGCCGGTACAGGAATCCGCGAACGTGCTGCCCAGTTTAAAGAAAATGGTGAGTTTCTAAAGAGTCACGTTTTCCAAGCGCTGGCACTTGAACTAGCAGAAGGGTTAGCAGAACGTGTTCACCAACAAATTCGAGACCGCTGGGGCTTCCCTGACTCTCCGGACTTTACTATGGCAGAAAGATTTTCTGCTAAGTATCAAGGACAGCGATTCTCTTTTGGCTACCCAGCATGTCCAGACTTAGAAGACCAAGCAAAGCTGTTTAAATTGATTCAGCCTGAAGATGTGGGCATTGAGCTCACTGATGGCTTTATGATGGAGCCTGAAGCTTCTGTTACGGCGCTTGTGTTTGCTCATCCAGAAGCTAAATATTTTAACGTACTATAA
- a CDS encoding bifunctional homocysteine S-methyltransferase/methylenetetrahydrofolate reductase, with translation MGLLEDLQSRILIGDGATGTLLYSHGIDSCFEELNITKKEEIHRIHRAYVEAGADVIQTNTYAANYQKLARYGLEDAVKDINVAAVQIAKQAAKKDAYVVGTLGGIRSFQKNAISTEEVKRSIREQLFWLLNEGVDGLLFETYYDFEELKTVLSLARKETSKPIITHVSLHDIGVLQNGASLYDAFQELESLGADVVGLNCRLGPSHMIQSLEEVPLLNRAFLSAYPNASLPAYVEGKVEYATNEDYFVESAKAFRNQGVRLVGGCCGTTPAHVQAMSQALKHEKPITQKTVKIRPLVEIKEQEQTKEPHLHDLVKERRSIIVELDPPKQLGPTKFLEGAKALHQAGVDAVTLADNSLASPRVSNLAMASLMQQQTDARPLVHITCRDRNLIGLQSHLMGLHTLGINQVLAITGDPSKIGDFPGATSVYDVSSFDLISLIAQFNEGLSYSGKPLGQKTNFSIAAAFNPNVRHLDRAVVRLEKKISCGAHYFITQPLYSTKQIEEVYEATKHLDAPIYIGIMPLTSARNARFIHHEVPGIKLSEDILARMDATGEDRIKGEIEGLAIAKNLIDTAYELFNGIYLITPFMRYEMTEILTRYINDKQLVTTERKN, from the coding sequence ATGGGGTTACTTGAAGATTTACAATCACGCATTTTAATAGGAGATGGTGCAACTGGTACCCTTCTGTATTCACATGGAATTGATAGTTGCTTTGAAGAGTTAAACATCACAAAGAAAGAAGAAATTCATCGCATTCATCGTGCATATGTAGAAGCGGGTGCAGATGTCATTCAAACCAACACATATGCTGCTAACTATCAAAAGCTTGCACGATATGGTTTAGAAGACGCTGTCAAAGATATTAACGTTGCAGCTGTTCAGATTGCCAAGCAAGCTGCGAAGAAAGACGCATACGTGGTCGGTACATTAGGAGGTATTCGCTCATTTCAAAAAAACGCCATCTCAACAGAAGAAGTAAAGAGAAGTATACGCGAACAGCTTTTTTGGTTGTTAAATGAAGGCGTTGATGGATTGTTATTTGAAACATACTACGATTTTGAAGAGTTAAAAACCGTATTATCTTTGGCTAGAAAAGAAACATCAAAACCGATTATTACACATGTTTCACTTCATGATATTGGTGTATTACAAAACGGTGCATCCCTTTATGATGCATTTCAAGAATTAGAATCTTTAGGTGCAGATGTTGTGGGCCTGAACTGTCGATTAGGTCCTTCCCATATGATTCAATCCCTTGAAGAAGTGCCGCTTTTAAATCGTGCTTTCTTATCAGCTTATCCAAACGCAAGCTTACCAGCTTACGTAGAAGGAAAAGTAGAGTATGCTACAAACGAAGATTATTTCGTTGAAAGTGCAAAAGCTTTTCGCAATCAAGGCGTTCGTTTAGTGGGTGGTTGTTGCGGCACTACGCCGGCTCATGTTCAAGCGATGTCACAAGCATTAAAGCATGAAAAGCCTATTACGCAAAAAACAGTAAAGATTAGACCACTTGTAGAAATCAAAGAGCAAGAGCAAACAAAAGAACCACACCTGCATGATCTTGTGAAAGAGCGACGCTCAATTATCGTTGAGCTTGATCCACCCAAGCAGCTTGGACCAACAAAATTTCTAGAGGGTGCAAAAGCTCTTCATCAGGCTGGTGTTGATGCGGTTACACTTGCAGATAATTCTCTTGCATCACCTCGAGTCAGCAACTTAGCAATGGCATCCCTTATGCAGCAACAAACGGATGCTCGACCGCTTGTTCATATTACTTGTCGTGATCGTAACTTAATTGGACTTCAATCTCACTTAATGGGGCTTCATACGCTTGGCATTAATCAAGTATTAGCCATTACAGGAGATCCATCAAAGATTGGAGATTTCCCAGGAGCTACGTCCGTTTATGACGTCTCTTCATTCGATTTAATTAGCTTAATTGCCCAATTTAATGAAGGGTTATCTTATTCAGGAAAGCCGCTTGGACAAAAAACTAATTTTTCAATTGCAGCGGCATTTAACCCAAACGTCCGACATTTAGATCGTGCAGTTGTCAGACTTGAAAAGAAAATTTCATGCGGTGCTCATTATTTTATTACGCAGCCGCTTTACTCAACAAAACAAATTGAAGAAGTTTACGAAGCAACAAAGCACTTAGATGCTCCAATTTATATCGGCATCATGCCTCTCACAAGTGCTCGTAATGCTCGCTTTATTCATCATGAAGTACCGGGAATCAAATTGTCGGAAGATATTTTAGCACGCATGGATGCTACTGGAGAAGATCGAATTAAAGGTGAAATTGAAGGATTAGCAATCGCAAAAAACTTAATCGATACTGCATATGAATTATTTAACGGTATCTATTTGATTACACCATTTATGCGCTACGAAATGACTGAGATTTTAACTCGTTATATTAACGATAAACAACTTGTAACGACAGAAAGGAAGAACTAA